A stretch of Allostreptomyces psammosilenae DNA encodes these proteins:
- a CDS encoding ATP-binding protein — MDTGSIPIPFPGAADAARRRHTRRGERAHVPHQHDPAQPHGPARPAVPAPSGPLLMSLRMRAQDAAVPRARHALLHSLPDGTSEEVAASLELLVSELVTNAVRHVGEGRVFAVSLLRGEGRLRLAVVDSDDSVPEQELADLRMREARTAQAPDPDHLAESGRGLLLVGAVADSWGSYQTPTGKVVWCDVSTPTP; from the coding sequence GTGGACACCGGAAGCATTCCCATACCGTTCCCGGGGGCCGCGGACGCCGCACGCCGGCGCCACACCCGCCGCGGCGAACGCGCGCACGTCCCCCACCAGCACGATCCCGCGCAACCCCACGGGCCGGCCCGCCCCGCGGTCCCCGCCCCCTCCGGCCCCCTGCTGATGTCGCTGCGCATGCGGGCACAGGACGCCGCCGTGCCGCGGGCCCGCCACGCCCTCCTGCACAGCCTCCCCGACGGCACCTCCGAGGAGGTCGCCGCCAGCCTGGAGCTGCTCGTCTCCGAACTCGTCACCAACGCGGTGCGCCACGTCGGCGAGGGACGCGTCTTCGCGGTCAGCCTGCTGCGCGGCGAGGGACGCCTCCGCCTCGCCGTGGTGGACAGCGACGACAGCGTGCCGGAGCAGGAACTCGCCGACCTGCGGATGCGGGAGGCCCGCACCGCCCAGGCGCCGGACCCCGACCACCTCGCGGAGAGCGGACGCGGACTGCTGCTGGTCGGCGCCGTCGCCGACAGCTGGGGCTCCTACCAGACACCGACCGGTAAGGTCGTCTGGTGCGACGTGTCGACTCCGACCCCCTGA
- a CDS encoding MBL fold metallo-hydrolase: MRRVDSDPLRRPSGGRPIPPMRFLGHSTVLVEIGGCRVLTDPVLVSRVIALRRVGAPVEAVHHAGVDLVVISHLHADHLHLPSLRLLGRAVPVVVPAGAGPWLRRKGFTHVTELAPGESLRRGGLTLTATEAVHDGARRPAVRGIRAVAVGYLMRSTEHHVYFAGDTDLFDGMADLADLAGRAATISAGGPRDVAPPPRNAPAEQDAPAPQTAPPPGGDGGPATPRHQDRAAAPRPRLDVALLPVWGWGPNLGPGHLDPARAAEAVRRIAPAFAVPIHWGTLSPYGAGRWMRHLLVDPPHRFAAEVAAAGLDTEVLITPPGGVVGVAGADHARPYRGPAGGDAPDGRIGRRPGRPATAPSPGTRAPRRPGEQPR, encoded by the coding sequence GTGCGACGTGTCGACTCCGACCCCCTGAGGCGGCCCTCCGGCGGGCGACCGATACCGCCGATGCGCTTCCTCGGCCACTCCACCGTCCTGGTGGAGATCGGCGGGTGCCGGGTGCTGACCGATCCGGTGCTGGTCTCCCGGGTGATCGCCCTGCGCAGGGTCGGCGCCCCGGTCGAGGCCGTCCACCACGCCGGCGTGGACCTGGTGGTGATCTCCCACCTGCACGCCGACCACCTGCACCTGCCCTCACTGCGCCTGCTCGGCCGCGCCGTCCCGGTCGTCGTGCCGGCCGGTGCCGGACCCTGGCTGCGCCGCAAGGGCTTCACCCACGTCACCGAACTCGCCCCCGGCGAGAGCCTGCGCCGCGGCGGCCTCACCCTCACCGCGACCGAGGCCGTGCACGACGGCGCCCGCCGCCCGGCCGTCCGCGGGATCCGCGCGGTCGCCGTGGGCTACCTGATGCGCAGCACCGAGCACCACGTGTACTTCGCCGGCGACACCGACCTCTTCGACGGCATGGCCGACCTGGCCGACCTGGCCGGCCGCGCCGCGACGATCTCCGCCGGCGGTCCCCGCGACGTCGCCCCGCCCCCGCGGAACGCCCCGGCCGAGCAGGACGCCCCAGCCCCGCAGACCGCCCCGCCCCCGGGCGGCGACGGCGGACCGGCCACGCCCCGCCACCAGGACCGCGCCGCCGCGCCGCGCCCCCGGCTGGACGTCGCCCTGCTGCCGGTCTGGGGCTGGGGCCCGAACCTCGGCCCCGGACACCTGGACCCGGCCCGCGCGGCCGAGGCCGTCCGGCGGATCGCCCCCGCCTTCGCGGTGCCGATCCACTGGGGCACGCTGAGCCCCTACGGCGCCGGCCGCTGGATGCGGCACCTGCTGGTGGACCCGCCGCACCGGTTCGCCGCCGAGGTGGCCGCGGCCGGACTGGACACCGAGGTGCTGATCACCCCGCCCGGCGGAGTGGTCGGCGTCGCCGGCGCCGACCACGCCCGCCCCTACCGCGGCCCCGCCGGCGGCGACGCCCCCGACGGACGAATCGGCCGCCGCCCCGGCCGGCCGGCGACCGCCCCCTCCCCGGGAACGCGGGCGCCCCGCCGGCCGGGGGAGCAGCCGAGGTGA
- a CDS encoding DedA family protein gives MNAAADLLTEAETASYPLLALAVLIGSIVPVIPTGPVLSAASALALHTPGRSILLVLAVAVLAAMAGDLTTYAVCRYGGRGAARWIRRGETEDQLDRARRRLGTRGDHVIVVGRLVPGGRIPVLLAAGLIAYPWPRLLLADLVGCVAWAMTYALMGLLGGSLFTRPWVGALAATVGVLAVTGLVQLAVRLAGRWRERRTEP, from the coding sequence GTGAACGCCGCCGCCGACCTGCTGACCGAGGCGGAGACGGCCAGCTACCCGCTGCTCGCGCTCGCCGTGCTGATCGGCTCGATCGTTCCGGTGATCCCCACCGGGCCGGTGCTCTCCGCGGCCTCCGCGCTCGCCCTGCACACCCCGGGGCGCTCGATCCTGCTGGTGCTGGCCGTCGCCGTGCTGGCCGCCATGGCCGGCGACCTGACCACCTACGCGGTCTGCCGCTACGGCGGACGCGGGGCGGCGCGCTGGATCCGCCGCGGGGAGACGGAGGACCAGCTCGACCGCGCCCGCCGCCGGCTCGGCACGCGCGGCGACCACGTGATCGTGGTCGGCCGGCTCGTCCCCGGCGGGCGCATCCCGGTGCTGCTCGCCGCCGGCCTGATCGCCTACCCCTGGCCCCGCCTGCTCCTCGCCGACCTGGTCGGCTGCGTGGCCTGGGCCATGACGTACGCCCTGATGGGGCTGCTGGGCGGCAGCCTGTTCACCCGGCCGTGGGTCGGCGCGCTGGCCGCGACCGTCGGGGTGCTCGCCGTCACCGGGCTGGTGCAGCTGGCCGTCCGGCTGGCCGGCCGCTGGCGCGAGCGCCGCACCGAGCCCTGA